The Sorangiineae bacterium MSr11367 genome window below encodes:
- a CDS encoding lysophospholipase, whose amino-acid sequence MHLTEEQIDRILQGMADRYGLQLRSPILHSPSEHGLSYEDVSFPSLDGVPLEGWFIPAPGSDRLIIANHPMGFTRAGLPTHLEPWKSIWGPSGNTAEVDFVVDYKILHDAGYNVLAYDLRNAGLSGAANGGIASSGIFESRDVLGSLRYARDRKDTRGMRMALFSRCLGCNATFHAMTKEPQAFDGVRCLLGPQPVTPKTISEQLLVRAGVPAERIEDLDTYVLRRTGIGFAARDTKDWAKSVCVPTFLYQVHDDVLTKPSDVQTMFDNIPVADKKLHWIRETSARWDGYLEFQRRPKPMLDWFESHMPASDHR is encoded by the coding sequence ATGCATCTCACCGAAGAGCAGATTGACCGCATCTTGCAGGGAATGGCCGACCGATATGGTCTGCAGCTTCGATCGCCCATTCTGCATTCGCCGTCGGAGCACGGACTGAGCTACGAAGACGTCTCCTTCCCTTCTCTGGACGGCGTGCCCCTCGAGGGGTGGTTCATCCCCGCCCCGGGCTCCGACCGCCTCATCATCGCCAATCACCCTATGGGGTTCACCCGCGCCGGGCTGCCCACGCACCTCGAGCCGTGGAAGTCCATCTGGGGTCCGAGCGGCAACACCGCCGAGGTGGACTTCGTCGTGGACTACAAAATCTTGCACGACGCCGGCTACAACGTTCTCGCCTACGACTTGCGCAACGCCGGGCTCAGTGGCGCCGCCAACGGCGGCATCGCCTCGAGCGGAATCTTCGAATCGCGCGATGTCCTCGGCTCGTTGCGGTACGCACGCGATCGCAAAGACACGCGCGGCATGCGCATGGCGCTCTTCAGCCGATGCCTGGGTTGCAATGCCACGTTCCATGCGATGACCAAGGAGCCGCAAGCTTTCGACGGCGTACGCTGTTTGCTCGGGCCGCAGCCGGTCACGCCGAAAACCATTTCCGAACAGCTCCTCGTGCGCGCGGGCGTACCGGCCGAGCGCATCGAGGACTTGGACACGTACGTCCTGCGTCGCACGGGCATTGGATTCGCGGCCAGGGATACGAAAGACTGGGCCAAGAGCGTGTGCGTCCCGACCTTCCTCTACCAGGTTCACGACGACGTGCTGACCAAGCCCAGCGACGTGCAGACCATGTTCGACAACATTCCCGTGGCCGACAAAAAGCTCCACTGGATCCGTGAAACATCGGCCCGCTGGGATGGCTACCTCGAATTCCAGCGGCGGCCAAAGCCCATGCTGGATTGGTTCGAGAGCCATATGCCCGCAAGCGACCACCGCTAA
- a CDS encoding LysR family transcriptional regulator gives MDARLLGGLEVLAAVANAKSFVHASEALGLTQSGVSRAIARLEARVGVRLFDRTPRSVELTDEGRRFYAQVMPLYAGIEETVNEIGRARSTPRGRLRVNTDSAAVRLLLAPLMGAFLRAHPEVTVELVVRDRLPDLVAEGFDVAVRFGDPEPSSAIARRLLETRILTCAAPAYLARHGTPKHPRELGHGRRECILFRDPTTGRPFSWEFHRGGRILRVPVSGQFTVNDLATGLSMCTEGFGIAQFFELGLDDLLQSGALVELFPNWAEERFPVYSLHPSRHLPSAKVRAFVDFLASSLRTKT, from the coding sequence ATGGACGCGCGGTTGCTCGGTGGGCTCGAAGTTCTGGCGGCGGTTGCAAACGCGAAAAGCTTCGTTCACGCAAGCGAAGCGCTCGGGTTGACGCAGTCCGGTGTCAGTCGGGCGATTGCGCGGCTCGAAGCGCGGGTAGGGGTGCGCCTCTTCGACCGCACGCCGCGCTCGGTCGAGCTCACCGACGAAGGGCGCCGCTTCTATGCGCAGGTCATGCCGCTGTACGCGGGCATCGAAGAAACGGTGAACGAGATCGGCCGCGCGCGTTCCACACCGCGAGGGCGGCTGCGGGTCAACACGGATTCGGCGGCCGTGCGCCTGCTGCTCGCGCCGCTCATGGGCGCGTTTCTGCGCGCGCACCCGGAAGTGACGGTCGAATTGGTGGTGCGCGATCGGTTGCCGGACCTCGTCGCCGAGGGCTTCGACGTGGCGGTTCGGTTTGGCGACCCGGAGCCATCATCGGCCATTGCCCGTCGCCTGCTCGAAACGCGCATTCTCACGTGTGCCGCACCGGCCTACTTGGCGCGCCACGGAACGCCGAAGCACCCGCGCGAGCTCGGTCATGGGCGACGCGAATGCATTCTGTTTCGCGATCCGACGACGGGCCGCCCCTTCTCGTGGGAATTTCACCGTGGAGGTCGGATCCTGCGTGTGCCCGTCTCGGGGCAATTCACGGTGAATGATCTCGCGACGGGCTTATCCATGTGCACCGAGGGGTTCGGGATCGCCCAATTCTTCGAGCTTGGACTCGATGATCTCTTGCAATCGGGGGCACTCGTCGAGCTATTCCCGAATTGGGCGGAGGAGCGGTTTCCCGTCTACAGCCTCCACCCGTCGCGGCATCTGCCCTCGGCCAAGGTGCGAGCCTTCGTGGACTTCCTCGCCTCGTCGCTTCGCACGAAAACCTAG
- a CDS encoding carboxypeptidase regulatory-like domain-containing protein, translating into MRASPIRRLPWALVVLVMALAAWLAFRHRAARGVAHVADAAGVESVTRSGDMLPPDEPSSDAALARAILAGKVTDPTSKPIAGASVCAFASSERLVSAETRTPHCATSGADGRYRIEGLLVANYEISASAPRYRPGRWRDPTTGGHTLELAAGETRDGVDVVLLPGGVEVRGRVNDIAGGIITGAVVTVGNESVAESDAKGEWVAWAAPGRIEARATAAGYTEGSAEGIAPGQFIEISLTPESVLEGRVVEAGTDTPVAGARVSAERATALTDAEGHFRISGLEPGRYKPEARSAHRWGIARESVLLGVGESSSEVIIEVHPALLVSGRVELADSKAPACSEGSVDLVEVTTGERRGAKPDHDGHVRIEGVLPGRYDVAITCPDAALEDSYPPITVATEDVTGATWNVKSGFTVQGKIVDATGQPVAGATVLAQTVGQGRDPRARVAWKDARSEKDGAFRLRGLAPATYRVHVDDQGTTAMKEPLEVKVDRNIDGLRIVLPASGSIEGTVVDGTGAPVPKLRVEAQGDRFDLGGETFALDDGTFVLKSLHPGEYRLRATHRWWGAVRAPGTKDDDVQGILVTVRVRSTTRAKLVVEAQRGEIRGRVVDDGGQPVTDAFIEAARESDSAGRSPGDAERETRWEWNHETPALTDLDGKFTVKKLSPGTYTVRAHRKGGGEAVAKEVQVGGNVTLTIRRASSIAGTVTGARGKPPERFTVAVVDKKKGFERQESFFRTGGAFKMRDLPPGDFEVSAEATEGRALAQVPLAQGEKYDGLALTLEGGASLRGRVVAFDSGQPIARMVVFVEAAKGGRGRPMGVMDEGDRKNVTDADGRFEIQHCPPGRVNLYAFPGDYAVSEYGFAEVPLTLEAGQSHEAPPLRAPRRRTKGFGKGGDLGFLIQEMPPDADLEQTRFMVSTVRPNGPAAKAGLVMGDEIVSVEGQDVVGALGYMYHTLAEAPEGSTVTLGVRRGASIVVKAEKPL; encoded by the coding sequence ATGCGCGCATCCCCGATCCGACGGCTTCCTTGGGCACTGGTCGTGCTCGTCATGGCCCTGGCGGCATGGTTGGCCTTTCGCCATCGCGCAGCCCGAGGCGTGGCGCACGTGGCGGACGCCGCGGGCGTCGAATCGGTCACCCGTTCGGGGGACATGCTTCCGCCCGACGAACCAAGCAGCGACGCGGCCTTGGCCCGCGCCATTCTCGCGGGCAAAGTCACCGATCCCACGTCGAAGCCCATCGCGGGGGCCTCGGTTTGCGCGTTTGCATCGTCGGAGCGCCTCGTCTCGGCCGAAACGCGGACGCCCCACTGTGCAACGAGCGGTGCCGATGGGCGCTACCGCATCGAGGGGCTCCTCGTGGCGAACTACGAAATCAGCGCATCGGCGCCGCGATACCGACCGGGACGATGGCGGGATCCCACGACGGGCGGCCACACCCTCGAGTTGGCGGCTGGCGAAACGCGCGACGGCGTCGACGTCGTTTTGCTTCCAGGCGGCGTCGAGGTGCGCGGCCGGGTCAATGACATTGCCGGTGGCATCATCACGGGCGCGGTGGTGACCGTGGGCAACGAATCGGTCGCCGAGAGCGATGCCAAGGGCGAGTGGGTGGCCTGGGCCGCACCGGGACGGATCGAAGCGCGCGCCACGGCGGCGGGCTACACGGAAGGCTCCGCGGAGGGAATCGCCCCGGGCCAGTTCATCGAAATATCGCTGACGCCCGAATCCGTATTGGAGGGCCGCGTCGTGGAGGCTGGAACGGATACCCCGGTGGCAGGGGCGCGCGTCTCGGCCGAGCGGGCCACGGCGCTCACCGACGCGGAAGGGCACTTTCGCATTTCGGGGCTCGAGCCCGGGCGCTACAAGCCGGAAGCACGGAGCGCGCACCGCTGGGGAATCGCCCGCGAGAGCGTTCTTCTCGGCGTGGGCGAGTCCTCGAGCGAAGTGATCATCGAGGTGCATCCGGCGCTCCTGGTGAGCGGCCGCGTCGAGCTCGCGGACAGCAAGGCTCCGGCCTGCAGCGAAGGCTCGGTGGACTTGGTCGAGGTCACCACCGGCGAACGACGCGGTGCGAAGCCGGACCACGATGGGCACGTGCGGATCGAAGGCGTACTGCCAGGTCGCTACGACGTCGCCATCACGTGCCCCGATGCCGCACTCGAGGACAGCTACCCGCCGATCACCGTGGCCACCGAAGACGTGACGGGGGCCACGTGGAACGTGAAGTCGGGATTCACCGTGCAGGGCAAGATCGTGGACGCCACGGGCCAACCCGTTGCTGGAGCAACGGTCTTGGCGCAAACGGTTGGCCAGGGGCGCGATCCGCGTGCGCGGGTCGCCTGGAAAGACGCGAGGTCGGAGAAGGACGGTGCGTTTCGCCTGCGAGGCCTCGCGCCGGCGACGTACCGGGTGCACGTGGACGACCAAGGAACCACGGCGATGAAAGAGCCTTTGGAGGTGAAGGTCGATCGCAACATCGACGGCCTTCGCATCGTGCTCCCTGCCAGCGGATCCATCGAGGGAACCGTCGTCGATGGCACCGGCGCCCCCGTTCCGAAGCTACGCGTCGAAGCGCAGGGCGACCGCTTCGACCTCGGGGGCGAGACGTTCGCGCTGGACGATGGAACCTTCGTGCTCAAGAGCCTGCACCCAGGTGAATACCGTTTGCGGGCCACCCATCGTTGGTGGGGGGCCGTGCGAGCGCCCGGAACGAAAGACGACGACGTGCAGGGCATCCTGGTGACGGTGCGCGTTCGAAGCACGACGCGCGCGAAGCTCGTGGTGGAGGCCCAGCGCGGTGAAATCCGCGGGCGCGTGGTGGATGACGGCGGCCAACCGGTGACCGACGCCTTCATCGAAGCCGCGCGCGAATCGGACAGCGCGGGCCGGTCTCCGGGGGATGCGGAACGCGAGACGCGGTGGGAGTGGAACCATGAGACGCCCGCGCTGACGGATCTCGACGGCAAATTCACGGTCAAGAAGCTTTCCCCCGGAACGTATACGGTGCGCGCCCACCGAAAGGGCGGCGGCGAGGCGGTGGCCAAGGAAGTGCAAGTGGGCGGCAACGTCACCCTGACGATCCGCCGGGCGAGCTCCATCGCGGGAACCGTCACCGGCGCCCGAGGAAAGCCCCCCGAGCGGTTCACCGTGGCGGTCGTCGACAAGAAGAAGGGCTTCGAGCGGCAGGAGTCGTTCTTCCGAACCGGCGGGGCGTTCAAGATGCGCGATTTGCCACCCGGCGACTTCGAGGTCTCCGCCGAGGCCACCGAGGGGCGCGCCCTCGCACAAGTTCCGCTCGCACAGGGAGAGAAGTACGACGGGCTCGCGTTGACGCTCGAAGGAGGCGCATCGCTCCGAGGCCGCGTCGTGGCGTTCGACAGCGGGCAGCCCATCGCGAGGATGGTCGTGTTCGTGGAAGCGGCCAAGGGCGGACGTGGACGGCCGATGGGCGTGATGGACGAGGGGGACCGAAAGAATGTGACCGATGCGGACGGCCGCTTCGAGATCCAGCATTGTCCGCCGGGCCGCGTAAACCTGTATGCCTTTCCGGGAGACTATGCGGTATCCGAATACGGCTTTGCGGAGGTGCCGCTTACCCTCGAGGCCGGCCAAAGCCATGAAGCACCGCCGCTCCGCGCTCCGCGGCGTCGGACGAAGGGATTCGGCAAAGGCGGCGACCTCGGTTTTCTCATCCAGGAAATGCCCCCCGACGCCGATCTCGAGCAAACGCGGTTCATGGTGAGCACCGTGCGGCCGAACGGCCCGGCCGCGAAAGCGGGGCTCGTCATGGGCGACGAGATCGTCTCGGTCGAGGGGCAAGACGTGGTGGGCGCTCTCGGATACATGTACCATACACTCGCCGAAGCGCCGGAAGGCTCCACGGTGACGCTCGGCGTTCGCCGCGGGGCGTCGATCGTCGTCAAAGCCGAGAAGCCGCTTTGA